The Streptomyces sp. NBC_00670 genome window below encodes:
- a CDS encoding spherulation-specific family 4 protein, whose amino-acid sequence MPYLTSTTTGTRRTHLGPGVGVPGYAHPLLAPDQWNALARPGTPLHWTVLNVHDGPGICPDPRCLEAAGRLRNAGVRVLGRLDAAYGRRPSGELLSDARRYLDWYRVDGFLLRRCPAHREALPGIRRTTAALRALRDECHLVLGHGTHPHPGYADLADQLVTFQGPWSEYRWSQVAEWTAEHPPERFCHFVHGLPRGHLDEALRIARWHGANTVYFTDRTDRGGRVDPWETMPGYWDTIVSRLGTGVSE is encoded by the coding sequence GTGCCGTATCTGACCTCCACCACCACCGGCACCAGACGCACCCACCTGGGCCCCGGCGTCGGCGTCCCCGGCTACGCACACCCCCTCCTCGCCCCCGACCAGTGGAACGCCCTCGCCCGCCCCGGCACCCCTCTCCACTGGACCGTCCTCAACGTGCACGACGGCCCCGGCATCTGTCCCGACCCGCGTTGTCTGGAGGCGGCCGGCCGGCTCCGCAACGCCGGCGTCCGCGTCCTCGGCCGGCTCGACGCCGCCTACGGCAGACGTCCCTCCGGCGAGCTGCTGTCCGACGCCCGGCGCTACCTCGACTGGTACCGCGTCGACGGCTTCCTGCTGCGCCGCTGCCCCGCGCACCGCGAAGCCCTGCCCGGAATCCGGCGCACGACCGCCGCGCTCCGCGCCCTCCGTGACGAGTGCCACCTCGTCCTCGGACACGGCACCCACCCGCACCCCGGCTATGCCGACCTCGCCGACCAATTGGTCACCTTCCAGGGCCCCTGGAGCGAGTACCGCTGGTCGCAGGTGGCCGAGTGGACCGCCGAGCATCCGCCGGAGCGCTTCTGCCACTTCGTCCACGGACTGCCCCGCGGCCACCTCGACGAGGCCCTGCGCATCGCCCGCTGGCACGGCGCGAACACCGTCTACTTCACCGACCGCACGGATCGCGGTGGCCGAGTGGACCCCTGGGAGACCATGCCCGGCTACTGGGACACCATCGTCTCGCGCCTCGGAACGGGTGTCTCGGAATGA
- a CDS encoding NAD-dependent epimerase/dehydratase family protein yields MRVLLIGANGYLGRFVADRLLADPAVQLTALGRGDDADVRFDLATGSPGALTRFLDAVHPGVVINCAGATRGGARELTRHNTVAVATVCEALRRSGCGARLVQIGCGAEYGPSQPGSSTAEDSVPRPGGPYGVSKLAATELVLGSGLDAVVLRVFSPAGPGTPAGSPLGRLAEAMRRAMQSGDGELKLGGLGIQRDFIDVRDVARAVHAASLSAAQGVINIGSGRAVRLRDAAAVLARVAGFGGALHEIDAPPGPVRAVIGHPRGESDHAAPASLPYPDGCGSWQQADVRTARDRLGWRPRINLEESLADIWMEAACRI; encoded by the coding sequence ATGAGGGTCCTGCTGATCGGAGCCAACGGATACCTCGGCCGCTTCGTCGCCGACCGTCTGCTCGCCGACCCCGCCGTGCAGCTCACCGCGCTCGGCCGCGGCGACGACGCCGACGTACGGTTCGACCTCGCCACCGGCAGCCCCGGCGCACTCACCCGCTTCCTGGACGCCGTCCACCCCGGGGTCGTCATCAACTGCGCCGGCGCCACCCGCGGCGGTGCCCGCGAGCTGACCCGCCACAACACCGTCGCCGTCGCCACCGTCTGCGAGGCCCTGCGCCGCAGCGGCTGCGGTGCCCGGCTCGTGCAGATCGGCTGCGGTGCCGAGTACGGCCCGAGCCAGCCCGGCTCCTCCACCGCCGAGGACTCGGTGCCCCGGCCCGGCGGCCCGTACGGCGTCAGCAAACTCGCCGCCACCGAACTCGTCCTCGGCTCCGGTCTGGACGCCGTCGTCCTGCGTGTCTTCTCCCCGGCCGGCCCTGGCACCCCCGCCGGATCACCGCTCGGGCGGCTCGCCGAGGCCATGCGCCGGGCCATGCAGTCCGGCGACGGCGAACTGAAACTCGGCGGCCTCGGCATCCAGCGCGACTTCATCGACGTCCGCGACGTGGCCCGCGCCGTCCACGCGGCCTCCCTCTCCGCCGCCCAGGGCGTCATCAACATCGGATCCGGCCGTGCCGTCCGGCTGCGCGACGCGGCGGCCGTCCTCGCCCGCGTGGCCGGCTTCGGCGGCGCACTGCACGAGATCGACGCCCCGCCCGGCCCCGTCCGCGCCGTCATCGGCCACCCCCGCGGCGAATCGGACCACGCCGCCCCGGCCTCCCTGCCGTACCCGGACGGCTGCGGCAGCTGGCAGCAGGCCGACGTGCGCACCGCCCGCGACAGGCTCGGCTGGCGCCCCCGCATCAACCTCGAGGAGTCCCTCGCCGACATCTGGATGGAGGCCGCGTGCCGTATCTGA